A portion of the Bactrocera neohumeralis isolate Rockhampton chromosome 2, APGP_CSIRO_Bneo_wtdbg2-racon-allhic-juicebox.fasta_v2, whole genome shotgun sequence genome contains these proteins:
- the LOC126751344 gene encoding ectopic P granules protein 5 homolog has protein sequence MATLEKPKVKTKKSKTKQKPEVSINTLAAAEQQSKDINKTTTKSDLSNEDIKPVDFEQFATTSTRDIISQECGIASEYVEPVESTPASGNILAEQLSLAEELAHVDEVKESQIVTPSPTDLQITPTAPIDNVPKSLPTPIAPIETVPVLQYPNLTTLQHVETKSNVVYKPTKATSPKYSFTNSQLLPFTLEQRKQLYHCPDLDLVQQFELDFLMNSLLETYENDPLYAALLEYYNLQSKLSVNMYDVDKARKLVTNAQKQIWTEVPVTKTFSAACGDRVIVKETVTYNVAQVVGKNLENTSAALNNLYELVCNTYTTNLITAKITKVKIDQMIDDIISPNCLVKLAQKERITLEKQLDPSVIPYVAHLRRSISILFNFVRKLSPNKDFSNDLKMWVRKLVSLHLLVATKEDHWFLLFNILRCPSGVGDWATELLQIPFGDSTSTEATTSARNSEMPLNINSPEMSNCIATLQILLLPIKKRNEYLKDFEKSHKEISDPARDERWILIDSDGEDSHNANGECVGLKESDLIAFLNQIPFAKVFISALSIEQFLNDYVVSPDLILANDVLRVITYFANLIEIFGEGMLTYNTERYKQLAKRLGRLIRHTLQYSSDYYDLFMHNSIPKDAKTCERISVELNTLLFKACSYIYRSRNLSTWQYFSSLPFHSLDNEITWQIFYYLNISFPREMPAVQIDYSELINTPEFWKKFNVANADSSAEDLYYLLQAFFEIANERDRAKDWELIKTICLHIFNIGYVNVNTREICYKTSRDMLVNLTLSYEDLITCLLLQLKVRFNEIENGIYLIKSLPLENWKPGMDSFEILSNWLLHFDYASQENMLARIVISHLNWSFDYDGRLFLPHNIHLRMACLVSEALNKHAPEVIGLSGISEGVRQVSNLIDLSISSKEQFSTWCWTMISLLRLHLMDQGAESIKRTLRNPTEPLMFVPELEHIEMIYQGVTENRPLSVYVAVLVSLHGHTIPLICQKGLELMKLLLNDYRHAAVIRCLELIVPLFLETPETLANCENFHAILNTLLSADRTYLKMAKDMIYPNSIGPVLQLLDNMIHHQITSYTDYGLSTPLNLINAWLNLLTALPNWQNTNVVYLLDMILRIAYQFSDARYQAVEFFHNYFKGCDEWKGASKMSTLKTLFGSVQLRIPTVSPLNGWLALVLLEIEFKTQEAFFWPEFLRQLAVANGRNSLEAALKKTFAAFKLSNTFPPQLLVIYKYANVIAGMDISHPVFPIVCQKFFELYLSRVPLECDEYSFGGVYGVSDKFYEFNVPLMKKISTNLKAADVFYANEATKRATEESLSIFYNDCSKIMKTYVLWLQETVINQHSKDDCNFPPQYNNEKLREILNGNTSHWTEFLYLPDIRKLQKHQAQQWAQKCLRSKAMKQLRTPLPPKTHIEPAARIKQQLASYDKILEAPKYTKPIINTTNEITNQTLTELQAKLKTLNSMATKFHYDTSELNSLNRNYLEMVTKLYKMVPYEEIKIRSCNSLLFNRQCSNPARITAKLEQIRIDSGVEGKINKYKERHDKIINGMLKLNVEEFARCVEQLSGIMRLLIANNSVQRTTVVTNTGIYFFYTVVENLTDVTMKFQPTNDLYSQLLYELNIFLHEHQENQGLKILQLALKRVDLIKQLAAAFVPYRTPPQNFLKMYQFLVESYLKRCDTKILFVLLSKFDLVTWLESFQPKLSDINQLLQLVLQGLECWSQPDSSLLQDQFRRHLIHVFEYDYPQHYGEVLQMVLDRISEQKLMPVVLLDLLNSLLARFKSKPMTLDAKIDEVVEISIDFASRQNLFNLKGATDTVLLFARHFQKERLHHGLHGLYPKHKDYCNPLAMWFSCMGHVVVVTAISTFQDMLADQISDVVFGSIIELYSPWLVPYTEETLQHSTANWIRQLTVKDKILLPWSEQHANKSKIMIKSLVDILSFVLDNLPASHVTLSHMFSWYVHHFGIPKLDFYIYTNIHEGMGALPWERFKPQPAQIDLFHENLQKFIPSAHAMMGHIFIRINWIAWFEETYPTIPSNMRAEVISRLFTVFVKISFEPNIHININTSKILEDAIKFPWYMVSYAALESLFKWFVTTIDYPIILQMPTETNYADRAVLDLLRLSCALMPEQATSWEAIMQPIHYATAKRILYTRNYIVLLCLTVTKNPKLMNTKEGMNAMNAAFTELLNTLDRAVRATVGSKTIDEQKREALNLMVEIMVPMQTQRLETSNQLVDTLIQWQAQCESGNFLLCSTLNAIGHMKTFVTGTYPLLESTIAHYFRTSTESQDWHTPTWKALRQILEASFSKMDLMPILRGPFFLTLHMFFIHKMEQITNVGDKITFLQDVCQLVEGCKTNPYTEPRLALVWCAIISRGCQILCETQNVKKVLFMFASYMCLTSTQSEGWGDTLLGAIGLKTDVVTNKRKALARCLACVLYSLFPAMSSTGPYPCSEFELSLHELTVLLANKKFADIKQQIIAAIGIIKEESTPALRDVPQLVFRLIGIFYNSVFIPTVPELWAFESRLT, from the exons ATGGCGACTTTGGAAAAACCAAAAGtg aaaacaaagaaatcaaaaacgaaacaaaaaccGGAAGTATCCATAAACACCTTGGCTGCTGCTGAGCAGCAGTCAAAAGACATAAATAAGACTACAACTAAAAGCGACTTGTCTAATGAGGATATAAAACCTGTGGACTTTGAACAGTTTGCAACTACCAGCACACGCGACATTATAAGTCAAGAATGTGGCATAGCTTCTGAATATGTGGAGCCGGTTGAAAGTACGCCAGCATCCGGCAACATATTGGCGGAACAGCTTTCCCTAGCAGAAGAGCTTGCTCATGTAGATGAGGTCAAAGAAAGCCAAATAGTTACACCATCTCCAACGGATTTGCAAATAACACCAACAGCACCTATCGATAATGTCCCCAAATCTTTACCAACTCCAATTGCGCCCATAGAAACTGTACCGGTTTTGCAATATCCTAATCTTACAACCTTGCAGCATGTTGAAACTAAATCAAATGTGGTGTATAAACCAACAAAGGCTACTTCGCCTAAATATTCCTTCACCAACAGTCAATTGCTGCCATTTACGTTGGAGCAACGAAAGCAACTATACCATTGCCCCGATTTAGACTTAGTCCAGCAATTCgaattagattttttaatgaACTCCTTGTTGGAAACGTATGAAAATGATCCGCTTTACGCAGCGCTGCTTGAATACTATAACTTACAAAGTAAACTCTCTGTTAATATGTATGACGTGGATAAAGCAAGAAAATTAGTCACAAATGCACAGAAACAAATTTGGACGGAAGTACCAGTCACAAAGACTTTTTCGGCCGCTTGTGGCGATAGGGTGATAGTAAAAGAAACTGTTACATACAA CGTTGCTCAAGTAGTTGGAAAGAACCTGGAGAACACTTCAGCCGCATTAAATAATCTCTATGAATTAGTCTGCAACACATACACCACAAATTtaataacagcaaaaataacCAAAGTGAAg ATAGATCAAATGATTGACGACATAATTTCACCCAACTGCCTGGTAAAGCTAGCACAGAAGGAAAGAATTACTTTAGAAAAACAACTCGATCCTTCAGTAATTCCATATGTGGCACATTTACGACGCTCtatatctattttatttaatttcgtgCGTAAATTGAGCCCAAATAAG GACTTTTCTAACGATCTAAAAATGTGGGTTCGCAAATTAGTTTCATTACATCTGCTCGTTGCGACTAAAGAAGATCACTGGTTTCTACTGTTCAACATATTGCGCTGTCCCAGTGGTGTGGGTGATTGGGCAacagagttgcttcaaattccATTTGGAGACAGCACATCAACCGAAGCTACGACCAGCGCTCGTAATAGCGAAATGCCTCTAAATATCAATTCACCGGAAATGAGTAATTGTATAGCCACATTGCAGATATTGCTTTTGCCCATAAAAAAACGCAACGAATACCtgaaagattttgaaaaa tctCACAAGGAAATATCGGATCCTGCGCGTGATGAACGCTGGATTCTCATTGATTCCGATGGCGAAGACAGTCACAATGCAAATGGTGAATGCGTGGGCTTAAAGGAGAGCGATTTGATTGCCTTTCTCAATCAAATACCTTTTGCAAAAGTCTTCAT TTCTGCTTTGAGTATTGAACAATTTCTAAATGACTATGTAGTTTCACCAGATCTCATACTGGCCAACGATGTGCTGCGTGTGATCACATATTTTGCgaatttgatagaaattttcGGTGAAGGCATGTTGACCTACAACACGGAGCGTTACAAACAGCTGGCAAAGCGGCTGGGCCGGCTTATACGCCACACACTACAATATAGTAGTGATTATTACGACCTATTCAT GCACAACTCTATCCCCAAGGATGCAAAAACATGTGAGCGCATTTCCGTGGAACTAAATACACTATTATTCAAGGCATGTAGCTACATATATCGTTCGCGAAATTTGAGTACATGGCAATATTTTTCATCGTTGCCCTTCCATTCACTTGACAATGAAATTAcatggcaaatattttattacttaaatatcAGTTTTCCAAGGGAGATGCCAGCAGTTCAAATAG ATTATAGTGAGCTCATTAACACGCCAGAGTTCTGGAAGAAATTCAATGTTGCTAATGCAGATTCATCCGCTGAGGACTTATACTATTTGTTACAGGCCTTTTTCGAAATTGCTAATGAACGCGACAGAGCCAAAGATTGGgagttaataaaaacaatttgtcTGCACATCttcaat atcGGCTATGTGAACGTGAACACACGCGAAATTTGCTACAAAACATCACGGGACATGCTTGTCAACTTAACACTCTCCTATGAAGATCTCATCACTTGCTTATTATTACAACTTAAAGTACGCTTTAATGAAATCGAAAATGGTATCTATCTCATAAAGTCCTTACCATTGGAGAATTGGAAACCTGGCATGGACAGTTTTGAAATTCTATCCAATTGGCTGTTACATTTTGACTATGCATCGCAAGAGAATATGCTTGCGCGCATTGTGATCAGTCACTTGAATTGGAGTTTCGATTATGATGGACGTCTCTTTTTGCCGCATAACATACACTTACGCATGGCGTGTTTGGTATCCGAAGCGCTGAACAAGCATGCACCCGAAGTTATTGGTTTATCTGGCATTTCCGAGGGTGTACGGCAAGTTTCAAATCTTATTGACTTATCAATATCCTCAAAGGAGCAATTCTCTACCTGGTGTTGGACAATGATATCATTATTGCGTCTGCATTTGATGGATCAAGGTGCTGAGTCGATAAAGCGCACGTTGCGCAACCCCACCGAACCGCTAATGTTTGTGCCTGAACTGGAGCATATCGAGATGATTTATCAGGGCGTTACCGAGAATCGCCCACTTTCTGTTTATGTCGCTGTACTGGTTAGCCTTCATGGGCATACAATACCGCTGATTTGCCAGAAGGGACTCGAGCTAATGAAGTTGCTTTTAAACGACTATCGGCATGCAGCTGTTATACGTTGCTTGGAATTGATAGTTCCACTATTTTTAGAGACACCAGAAACATTAGCCAATTGTGAAAA TTTTCATGCAATATTAAATACCTTACTGAGTGCCGATCGCACCTatttaaaaatggcaaaagacATGATCTATCCCAACTCGATTGGCCCGGTACTGCAGTTGCTCGATAATATGATTCATCACCAAATTACTAGTTACACTGA tTACGGCCTTTCTACGCCACTGAATTTGATAAATGCCTGGTTGAATTTGCTTACCGCGCTCCCCAACTGGCAAAATACCAATGTTGTCTATCTGCTGGACATGATCCTAAGAATTGCCTATCAGTTCTCGGATGCACGTTATCAAGCAGTGGAGTTCTTTCACAACTACtttaag GGCTGTGATGAGTGGAAGGGTGCCAGCAAAATGTCCACGCTAAAAACGCTATTCGGTTCTGTGCAATTGCGCATACCAACAGTTTCGCCGCTTAATGGTTGGTTGGCGCTGGTGCTCCTGGAGATCGAATTTAAAACGCAAGAAGCTTTTTTCTGGCCAGAATTTCTACGCCAGTTAGCTGTAGCCAATGGTAGAAACTCTCTGGAGGCGGCATTGAAG AAAACATTTGCGGCATTCAAGTTGTCGAACACATTTCCACCACAGCTGCTTGTGATCTATAAATATGCGAATGTCATCGCAGGCATGGATATCAGCCACCCTGTATTTCCAATTGTGTGTCagaaatttttcgaattatATTTGAGTAGAGTGCCTTTGGAGTGCGATGAGTACAG TTTTGGCGGTGTTTACGGAGTTTCAGATAAATTTTACGAATTCAATGTGCCTTTGATGAAGAAGATTAGCACTAACTTGAAGGCAGCTGACGTTTTCTATGCAAATGAAGCTACTAAGCGCGCAACGGAAGAGAGTTTAAGCATATTCTACAATGATTGTTCGAA AATTATGAAGACTTATGTGCTATGGTTGCAAGAAACCGTTATAAATCAACATTCCAAAGACGATTGTAATTTTCCACCGCAATATAATAACGAAAAGTTGCGCGAAATCTTAAATGGCAACACT TCACATTGGACGGAATTTCTCTATTTGCCCGATATACGTAAATTGCAAAAGCACCAAGCACAACAGTGGGCACAAAAATGTCTGCGTTCCAAAGCAATGAAACAGCTGCGCACGCCTCTGCCACCCAAAACGCACATTGAACCAGCCGCACGCATCAAACAACAGTTAGCATCCTACGATAAGATTTTGGAAGCGCCAAAATATACGAAACCAATCATTAATACAACAAATGAAATTACAAATCAAACTTTAACGGAACTCCAAGCTAAGCTAAAAACTCTAAACAGCATGGCAAC tAAATTCCACTACGACACCAGTGAATTGAATTCCCTAAATCGCAATTATTTGGAGATGGTTACCAAGCTATACAAAATGGTGCCttacgaggaaataaaaattcgaAGCTGCAATTCATTGCTCTTCAATCGGCAATGCAGCAATCCAGCGCGCATCACCGCCAAACTTGAACAGATACGCATAGACAGTGGGGTAGAGggaaagataaataaatataaggaaCGGCACGACAAGATCATAAATGGCATGCTTAAGCTGAATGTGGAAGAGTTTGCGCGTTGTGTGGAGCAACTGAGCGGCATTATGcg CTTACTGATTGCTAACAATTCGGTGCAGCGTACCACTGTTGTCACCAATACAGGCATATATTTCTTCTATACCGTTGTAGAAAATCTGACTGATGTTACAATGAAATTCCAGCCGACTAATGATTTATACAGTCAGCTTTTATATGAGCTTAAT ATATTTCTGCATGAGCATCAAGAGAATCAAGGCCTTAAAATTTTGCAACTAGCACTAAAGCGTGTTGATCTAATAAAGCAGCTGGCAGCTGCATTTGTGCCATATCGCACGCCGccgcaaaattttttgaaaatgtaccaATTCCTGGTGGAATCATACTTGAAACGCTGTGATACAAAGATTCTCTTTGTGCTCTtatcaaaa TTTGATTTGGTAACCTGGCTTGAAAGTTTCCAACCGAAACTTAGCGATATAAACCAGTTGTTGCAACTGGTGCTGCAAGGGCTGGAATGTTGGTCGCAACCCGATTCCTCCCTCCTTCAGGATCAATTCCGTCGTCATTTGATACACGTCTTCGAGTATGATTACCCACAACATTATGGCGAAGTTTTGCAAATGGTTTTGGATCGCATATCGGAGCAAAAATTAATGCCAGTTGTGTTGTTGGATTTATTAAACTCACTGTTGGCGCGCTTCAAGAGTAAACCTATGACTTTGGACGCGAAAATCGATGAAGTCGTTGAGATTTCAATTGATTTTGCGAGTCGTCAAAATCTTTTCAATCTGAAAGGCGCAACAGACACGGTACTGTTATTTGCGCGCCACTTCCAGAAGGAGCGTTTGCATCACGGCTTGCATGGTTTATATCCCAAGCATAAAGACTACTGCAATCCATTGGCAATGTGGTTTTCATGCATGGGCCATGTTGTTGTGGTTACAGCCATTAGCACTTTTCAAGATATGCTGGCGGATCAAA ttagtGATGTCGTTTTCGGCTCAATTATTGAACTCTATTCACCGTGGTTGGTGCCATACACAGAAGAGACGCTACAGCATTCGACAGCGAATTGGATACGCCAGCTGACAGTCAAAGATAAAATACTGTTGCCTTGGAGTGAGCAGCAtgcgaacaaaagcaaaattatgaTCAAATCGTTGGTAGATATTTTAAGCTTTGTGTTGGACAATCTACCAG CTTCTCATGTGACACTCTCGCATATGTTCAGCTGGTATGTGCATCATTTCGGCATTCCAAAACtggatttttatatttacacaaatatacacGAGGGCATGGGCGCATTGCCCTGGGAACGATTTAAACCACAGCCAGCACAAATTGATTTGTTCCATGAAAACCTACAAAAA TTCATACCCTCCGCACATGCCATGATGGGACACATATTTATACGCATCAATTGGATTGCGTGGTTCGAGGAAACATATCCAACGATACCAAGCAATATGCGAGCTGAAGTTATTTCACGACTGTTTACGGTGTTCGTGAAAATTTCCTTCGAACcaaacatacacataaacataaacaCAAGTAAAATATTGGAGGATGCCATCAAGTTTCCTTGGTACATGGTGAGCTATGCAGCGTTGGAGAGCCTATTCAAATGGTTTGTTACCACAATAGATTACCCCATCATACTGCAAATGCCAACGGAAACGAACTACGCCGACAGAGCCGTGTTGGA TTTACTGCGTCTTAGCTGCGCCTTAATGCCTGAGCAGGCCACATCCTGGGAAGCCATAATGCAGCCCATACATTATGCTACGGCCAAGCGCATACTCTACACACGCAATTACATTGTTTTGTTGTGTCTAACGGTAACGAAAAATCCGAAGCTCATGAACACGAAAGAAGGCATGAATGCAATGAACGCAGCCTTCACCGAGCTGCTTAACACGCTTGACAGAGCTGTGCGTGCAACTGTTGGCAGCAAAACCATCGATGAACAAAAACGCGAAGCCTTAAATCTTATGGTGGAAATAATGGTGCCTATGCAAACACAACGATTGGAGACATCAAA CCAATTGGTGGACACATTAATCCAATGGCAGGCGCAATGCGAATCCGGCAATTTTCTACTTTGCAGCACTTTGAATGCTATTGGACATATGAAAACCTTTGTGACTGGCACTTATCCACTTTTGGAATCCACCATTGCGCACTACTTCCGCACATCAACGGAGTCACAAGATTGGCACACACCCACCTGGAAAGCGTTGCGCCAAATATTGGAAGCATCTTTCAGTAAAATGGACTTGATGCCTATCTTGCGTGGTCCATTCTTTTTAACGCTCCACATGTTCTTTATTCATAAAATGGAACAGATTACAAATGTCGGTGATAAAATTACCTTCCTGCAGGATGTGTGCCAGTTGGTGGAGGGCTGTAAAACGAA CCCATACACGGAGCCACGTTTAGCGCTGGTTTGGTGTGCGATCATTTCACGTGGCTGCCAGATACTTTGTGAGACGCAAAATGTAAAGAAAGTATTATTTATGTTCGCCTCCTACATGTGCCTGACATCTACACAATCCGAGGGGTGGGGTGACACGCTGCTGGGCGCTATTGGCTTGAAGACTGACGTTGTGACGAATAA ACGTAAAGCACTCGCACGTTGCTTAGCCTGTGTTCTGTATTCCTTATTTCCGGCTATGAG TTCCACTGGCCCATATCCATGCTCCGAATTCGAGCTCTCGTTACATGAATTAACGGTGCTATTGGCTAACAAGAAATTCGCAGATATAAAACAGCAAATTATAGCGGCCATTGGCATTATCAAAGAAGAGAGTACACCGGCCTTACGGGATGTACCGCAATTAGTTTTCCGCCTCATCGGTATATTTTATAACAGTGTTTTTATTCCAACTGTTCCTGAACTATGGGCTTTTGAGTCTAGGCTCACCTAA
- the LOC126751189 gene encoding trafficking protein particle complex subunit 1, producing MTIYHLYIFDKFGTMLYYAEWNRTKKSGVSREEEAKLTYGMLFSIKSFVSKISPHDPREGFLYYKTNRYALHYMETPSGLKFVLYTDTAALNVKELLQQLYSKIWVEYVVRDPLWNPGTPVTSELFQTKLDEFIKQSALYGIRNI from the exons ATGActatttatcatttatatatttttgataaattcggCACTATGCTATATTATGCCGAATGGAACCGTACAAAAAAATCTGGTGTTAGCAGAGAAGAG GAAGCGAAACTTACTTATGGaatgcttttttcaataaaatcattCGTAAGTAAAATATCTCCACATGATCCCCGCGAAGGATTTCTTTACTACAAAACGAACCGATATGCGCTCCACTACATGGAAACACCTTCCGGCCTAAA GTTTGTGCTGTATACCGACACTGCCGCGTTGAATGTGAAAGAACTGTTACAGCAGTTGTATAGCAAAATTTGGGTAGAATATGTCGTACGTGATCCACTTTGGAATCCAGGCACACCCGTAACATCGGAGTTGTTTCAAACGAAGTTAGATGAATTCATAAAGCAGTCCGCTCTGTATGGCATACGTAATATATAA